Proteins from a genomic interval of Micromonospora sp. NBC_00389:
- a CDS encoding 3-hydroxyacyl-CoA dehydrogenase NAD-binding domain-containing protein: MSALAAPNEVVTKALLRQVNVPGLDRPAALITLDNGFDHTKPNTFGPGGLTSLNEAITAALAADPAFIAVTGKPYIFCVGADIVGLPQLADRAQALEIGRLGHRVFARLKDSTVPTFAFVNGAAMGGGLELALHCHYRTLSGGAAALALPEVSLGLVPGWGGTQLLPNLIGIPAATQVIIQNPLMQNKMLKPKQAAELGIADVLLEPADFLERSLEWAAGVVRGQVTVTRPEVDKDMWAGVLYFARETLNQRLHGAVPAAYKALDLLETAKDADFAAGTAAEDEALADLIFSEELRSGLYAFDLVQRRAKRPAGAPDKGLARPVTKVGIVGAGLMASQLALLFARRLQVPVVMTDLDQSRVDKGVGYVHTQIEKAVTKGRMDKGTAAKLYGLVSGTVDKSSFADADFVIEAVFEDLGVKKQVWAELEKIVSPEAVLATNTSSLSISEMAAELEHPERVVGFHFFNPVAVLPLLEIVRGERTDDATLATAFAVSKQLKKSSVLVKDAPAFVVNRLLTRFLGTVFAAVDAGTPLDVANSALDPLGLPMRPLALLQLVGPAVAYHVGGTLHAAYPDRFGVSENLKRIADSGQPIVVDDQINDEVAKLLVVGDQPLTAEQVRQNALDAMAQEIRLMLDEGVVAEAQDIDLCMILGAGWPFHLGGVTPYLDRTGTSERVTGRRFLPRGAASLPA; encoded by the coding sequence GTGAGCGCGCTCGCCGCACCGAACGAGGTCGTCACCAAGGCGCTGCTGCGCCAGGTGAACGTACCGGGGCTGGACCGGCCCGCCGCCCTGATCACGCTGGACAACGGCTTCGACCACACCAAGCCGAACACCTTCGGCCCGGGTGGGCTGACCAGCCTGAACGAGGCGATCACCGCCGCGCTGGCCGCCGACCCGGCGTTCATCGCGGTCACCGGCAAGCCGTACATCTTCTGCGTGGGCGCGGACATCGTCGGCCTGCCGCAGCTCGCCGACCGCGCGCAGGCGCTGGAGATCGGCCGGCTCGGCCACCGGGTCTTCGCCCGGCTGAAGGACAGCACCGTACCCACGTTCGCGTTCGTCAACGGCGCGGCGATGGGCGGCGGCCTGGAGCTGGCGCTGCACTGCCACTACCGGACGCTCTCCGGCGGCGCGGCGGCGCTCGCCCTGCCCGAGGTCTCCCTCGGTCTGGTCCCCGGCTGGGGCGGCACCCAGCTGCTGCCGAACCTGATCGGCATCCCCGCCGCCACCCAGGTGATCATCCAGAACCCGCTGATGCAGAACAAGATGCTCAAGCCGAAGCAGGCCGCCGAGCTGGGCATCGCGGACGTGCTGCTGGAGCCGGCCGACTTCCTGGAGCGTTCCCTGGAATGGGCCGCCGGCGTGGTGCGCGGCCAGGTCACCGTGACCCGGCCCGAGGTTGACAAGGACATGTGGGCGGGCGTGCTCTACTTCGCCCGGGAGACCCTCAATCAGCGGCTGCACGGCGCGGTCCCGGCCGCGTACAAGGCGCTGGACCTGCTGGAGACGGCGAAGGACGCCGACTTCGCCGCCGGCACCGCCGCCGAGGACGAGGCCCTCGCGGACCTGATCTTCTCCGAGGAGCTGCGCAGCGGCCTGTACGCCTTCGACCTGGTGCAGCGGCGGGCCAAGCGCCCGGCCGGGGCGCCGGACAAGGGCCTGGCCCGACCGGTCACCAAGGTCGGCATCGTCGGCGCCGGCCTGATGGCCAGCCAGCTCGCGCTGCTGTTCGCCCGTCGTCTCCAGGTGCCGGTGGTGATGACCGACCTGGACCAGTCCCGGGTGGACAAGGGCGTCGGCTACGTGCACACCCAGATCGAGAAGGCCGTCACCAAGGGCCGGATGGACAAGGGCACCGCCGCCAAGCTGTACGGCCTGGTCAGCGGCACGGTCGACAAGAGCTCCTTCGCCGACGCCGACTTCGTCATCGAGGCGGTCTTCGAGGACCTGGGCGTCAAGAAGCAGGTCTGGGCCGAGCTGGAAAAGATCGTCTCCCCGGAGGCGGTGCTCGCCACCAACACCAGCTCGCTCTCGATCAGCGAGATGGCCGCGGAGCTGGAGCATCCCGAGCGGGTGGTCGGCTTCCACTTCTTCAACCCGGTGGCGGTGCTGCCGCTGCTGGAGATCGTCCGCGGCGAGCGGACCGACGACGCCACCCTCGCGACCGCGTTCGCGGTCAGCAAGCAGCTGAAGAAGTCCTCGGTGCTGGTCAAGGACGCACCGGCGTTCGTGGTGAACCGGCTGCTCACCCGTTTCCTGGGCACCGTCTTCGCCGCCGTCGACGCCGGGACCCCGCTGGACGTGGCGAACAGCGCACTGGACCCGCTGGGCCTGCCGATGCGCCCGCTCGCCCTGCTTCAGCTGGTCGGGCCGGCCGTGGCGTACCACGTGGGTGGCACCCTGCACGCGGCGTACCCGGACCGGTTCGGTGTCAGCGAGAACCTCAAGCGGATCGCCGACTCGGGCCAGCCGATCGTGGTCGACGACCAGATCAACGACGAGGTCGCCAAGCTGCTCGTGGTCGGTGACCAGCCGCTGACGGCCGAGCAGGTACGGCAGAACGCGCTCGACGCGATGGCGCAGGAGATCCGGCTGATGCTGGACGAGGGCGTGGTCGCCGAGGCGCAGGACATCGACCTGTGCATGATCCTCGGTGCCGGCTGGCCGTTCCACCTGGGCGGCGTCACGCCGTACCTGGACCGGACCGGCACCAGCGAACGGGTCACCGGCCGCCGGTTCCTGCCGCGCGGGGCGGCGAGCCTGCCCGCCTGA
- a CDS encoding thiolase family protein: MPREVRDVVFVDGVRTPFGKAGGMYANTRADDLVIRCIRELLRRNPQLPPERVEEVAIAATTQIGDQGLTIGRTAALLAGLPKTVPGFAIDRMCAGAMTAVTTVASGIAMGAYDIAIAGGVEHMGRHPMGEGVDPNPRIVAEKLVDPSALVMGATAENLHDLVPHITKARTDAFALASQQKTAKAYANGKLQDDLVSMSIRDAEGGWGLATVDEAPRDTSLEKLGTLKTPFRPHGKVTAGNAAGLNDGATASLLASEDVARELGLPVAMRLVSFGFVGVEPEVMGVGPIPSTEKALRIAGLSIDDIGLFELNEAFAVQVLAFLDHFGIADDDPRVNPWGGAIAIGHPLASSGVRLMTQLARQFAEHPEVRYGVTAMCIGIGMGGTVIWENPHWTEGNK; this comes from the coding sequence GTGCCCCGTGAAGTTCGGGATGTCGTCTTCGTCGACGGCGTCCGTACCCCGTTCGGCAAGGCGGGTGGCATGTACGCCAACACCCGCGCCGATGATCTGGTGATCCGCTGCATCCGAGAACTGCTGCGCCGCAACCCGCAGCTGCCGCCGGAGCGGGTCGAGGAGGTCGCCATCGCGGCCACCACCCAGATCGGCGACCAGGGCCTCACCATCGGGCGGACCGCCGCCCTGCTGGCGGGTCTACCCAAAACCGTTCCCGGCTTCGCCATCGACCGGATGTGCGCCGGTGCGATGACCGCGGTGACCACCGTGGCCAGCGGCATCGCCATGGGCGCGTACGACATCGCCATCGCCGGCGGCGTCGAGCACATGGGCCGCCACCCGATGGGTGAGGGCGTCGACCCCAACCCGCGCATCGTCGCGGAGAAGCTGGTCGACCCGTCCGCGCTGGTCATGGGCGCGACTGCGGAGAACCTGCACGACCTGGTCCCGCACATCACCAAGGCACGCACCGACGCGTTCGCGCTCGCCTCGCAGCAGAAGACCGCCAAGGCGTACGCCAACGGCAAGCTCCAGGACGACCTGGTGTCGATGTCCATCCGTGACGCGGAGGGCGGCTGGGGTCTGGCCACCGTCGACGAGGCCCCCCGGGACACGTCGCTGGAGAAGCTCGGCACCCTGAAGACCCCGTTCCGCCCGCACGGCAAGGTCACCGCGGGCAACGCGGCCGGCCTGAACGACGGCGCCACCGCGAGCCTGCTCGCCTCCGAGGACGTCGCTCGCGAGCTGGGCCTGCCGGTCGCCATGCGGCTGGTGTCGTTCGGTTTCGTCGGCGTGGAGCCCGAGGTGATGGGCGTCGGCCCGATCCCGTCGACCGAGAAGGCGCTGCGCATCGCCGGGCTCAGCATCGACGACATCGGCCTGTTCGAGCTGAACGAGGCCTTCGCCGTGCAGGTGCTCGCCTTCCTCGACCACTTCGGTATCGCCGACGACGACCCGCGGGTCAACCCGTGGGGCGGTGCCATCGCCATCGGTCACCCGCTCGCCTCCTCCGGCGTACGGCTGATGACCCAGCTGGCCCGCCAGTTCGCCGAGCACCCCGAGGTCCGCTACGGCGTGACCGCCATGTGCATCGGCATCGGCATGGGCGGCACCGTGATCTGGGAGAACCCGCACTGGACGGAGGGCAACAAGTGA
- a CDS encoding ribonuclease D, with protein sequence MTDEPPLRRRPTEELPGNAPHHPPPAQPQPAGEGTDPTDGGPVPLIAPRDGTPDPVAAPAELAEVVARFAAGTGPVALDAERASGYRYSQRAYLVQLRRAGAGTALIDPLPLPDLSALDAVIGEAEWVLHAASQDLPCLAEVGLRPRRLFDTELAARLAGFERVGLAALTEQLLGFTLEKHHSAADWSSRPLPESWLTYAALDVELLTDLRDALDAELARQGKSEWAAEEFAALVRTGARPPRVRAEPWRRTSGIHRLRGARAQARVRSMWYARDQIASRRDAAPGRVLPDSAIIAAAELDPKDEKTLLTLPGFGGRSVRRLARTWLTALDDARQLPDDALPVTPAVEGPPPPHRWAERDPVAAGRLARCREVVVRIATEHNLPPENLITPDSVRRLAWTPPEEVTEETVAETLRGFNAREWQIALLIPHLTPALTPEPSTPPVP encoded by the coding sequence GTGACCGACGAACCACCCCTGCGCCGTCGGCCCACCGAAGAACTCCCGGGAAACGCACCCCACCACCCGCCGCCGGCCCAGCCGCAGCCGGCGGGCGAGGGGACCGACCCGACCGACGGTGGGCCCGTTCCGCTGATCGCCCCGCGTGACGGCACCCCCGATCCGGTGGCCGCGCCGGCTGAGCTCGCCGAGGTCGTGGCCCGTTTCGCCGCGGGCACCGGCCCGGTCGCCCTGGATGCCGAGAGGGCCTCCGGGTACCGCTACAGCCAGCGCGCCTACCTTGTGCAGCTCCGGCGGGCCGGTGCGGGTACGGCGCTGATCGACCCTCTGCCGCTGCCCGACCTCAGCGCGCTGGACGCGGTGATCGGCGAGGCCGAGTGGGTGCTCCACGCGGCCAGCCAGGATCTGCCCTGCCTGGCCGAGGTGGGGCTGCGCCCGCGACGCCTGTTCGACACGGAACTGGCCGCTCGGCTGGCCGGATTCGAGCGGGTCGGCCTGGCCGCGCTGACCGAGCAGCTACTCGGGTTCACTCTGGAGAAGCACCACTCGGCGGCTGACTGGTCGAGCCGGCCGCTGCCCGAGTCGTGGCTGACCTACGCCGCCCTCGACGTGGAGCTGCTCACCGACCTCCGTGACGCGCTCGACGCCGAGTTGGCCCGGCAGGGCAAGTCGGAGTGGGCCGCGGAGGAGTTCGCCGCGCTGGTCCGTACCGGGGCACGCCCGCCCCGGGTCCGCGCGGAGCCCTGGCGGCGTACCTCCGGCATCCATCGGTTGCGCGGCGCGCGGGCCCAGGCCCGGGTCCGCTCGATGTGGTACGCCCGGGACCAGATCGCGTCCCGACGGGACGCCGCACCCGGTCGCGTGCTGCCCGACTCGGCGATCATCGCCGCCGCCGAGCTGGACCCGAAGGACGAGAAGACCCTGCTGACGCTGCCCGGTTTCGGCGGCCGGTCGGTACGCCGGCTGGCCCGCACCTGGCTGACCGCACTCGACGACGCCCGGCAACTGCCGGACGATGCGCTGCCGGTCACCCCGGCGGTGGAGGGTCCGCCCCCGCCGCACCGGTGGGCCGAGCGGGACCCGGTGGCCGCCGGTCGGCTGGCCCGTTGCCGGGAGGTCGTGGTCCGCATCGCCACTGAGCACAACCTGCCTCCGGAAAATCTGATCACCCCGGATTCGGTCCGCCGGCTGGCCTGGACCCCGCCGGAGGAGGTCACCGAGGAGACCGTGGCGGAGACCCTGCGCGGCTTCAACGCCCGCGAATGGCAGATCGCCCTTCTCATCCCCCACCTGACCCCGGCCCTGACCCCGGAACCCTCCACCCCTCCCGTCCCCTGA
- a CDS encoding trypsin-like peptidase domain-containing protein, whose protein sequence is MPGAERPGPLPPRIEPYPGSPFSATPTGGTDPSLTVPAPRTGWAAPPNNGQWGSAPAPHGTTPGTAPAAHYGTASVAPPGTSPTPYGTTPAGPYGGATPGAAPTYGTSAPPSATGAVGYPPAVGPSVPGAPGQGLPGAPGPSFPGGGYPPLGDPASAPPFATAGYPGGPAQPGWPGAAPPPAARPSRRRWPVLLATLTVVVLALVAGLQAYQLDRLGDRLSDTDQRLAQAQDGDGTRLDDLEKRAEALEKQAGAAFNPEAVASAVLPSVFRVRAGQFTGSAFAVGKPATGGGTNLFTNFHVVEAVWDGGGRQVFLERTDQRFPATIVKVDKTNDVAQLRASGKFTGLVTASAAVKSGQQIVVVGAPLGLEDSVTTGVVSALRDAQGSSGPAIQFDAPINPGNSGGPVVNGSKQVVGIATAKARDAEGIGLAVPIKVACDGFKIC, encoded by the coding sequence ATGCCCGGGGCCGAACGGCCGGGACCGTTGCCACCGCGCATCGAGCCGTACCCCGGGTCGCCCTTCTCCGCCACCCCGACCGGCGGTACCGATCCGTCCCTGACCGTCCCGGCTCCCCGCACCGGCTGGGCCGCTCCACCCAACAACGGGCAGTGGGGCTCCGCGCCGGCTCCGCACGGCACCACCCCGGGCACTGCCCCGGCCGCGCACTACGGCACCGCTTCTGTGGCACCCCCGGGCACGTCGCCGACGCCGTACGGCACGACGCCGGCCGGCCCGTACGGCGGAGCCACCCCGGGCGCCGCCCCGACCTACGGCACGAGCGCACCACCGTCGGCCACCGGCGCCGTCGGCTATCCGCCGGCCGTCGGGCCGAGCGTCCCCGGAGCGCCCGGACAGGGCCTCCCCGGGGCGCCCGGGCCGAGCTTCCCGGGCGGCGGGTACCCACCGCTCGGCGACCCGGCCAGCGCCCCGCCGTTCGCCACCGCGGGTTACCCGGGTGGTCCCGCGCAGCCCGGCTGGCCGGGTGCCGCCCCGCCGCCGGCCGCCCGGCCCAGCCGCCGTCGCTGGCCGGTCCTGCTCGCCACGCTGACCGTCGTGGTGCTGGCCCTGGTGGCCGGGTTACAGGCGTACCAGCTCGATCGGCTCGGCGATCGGCTCAGCGACACCGACCAGCGCCTGGCGCAGGCCCAGGACGGCGACGGCACCCGCCTCGACGACCTGGAGAAGCGCGCGGAGGCACTGGAGAAGCAGGCCGGTGCCGCGTTCAACCCGGAGGCGGTGGCCAGCGCGGTGCTGCCCAGTGTGTTCCGGGTCCGGGCCGGTCAGTTCACCGGCAGCGCGTTCGCGGTCGGTAAGCCGGCCACCGGTGGCGGGACCAACCTGTTCACCAACTTCCACGTCGTCGAGGCCGTCTGGGACGGTGGCGGACGCCAGGTCTTCCTGGAGCGCACCGACCAGCGCTTCCCGGCCACCATCGTCAAGGTCGACAAGACCAACGATGTGGCGCAGCTGCGTGCCAGCGGCAAGTTCACCGGCCTGGTCACCGCGTCCGCCGCGGTGAAGTCCGGCCAGCAGATCGTCGTCGTCGGCGCTCCGCTCGGCCTGGAGGACAGCGTCACGACCGGTGTGGTGAGCGCGCTGCGCGACGCTCAGGGCAGCTCCGGGCCGGCCATCCAGTTCGATGCCCCGATCAACCCGGGTAACTCCGGCGGGCCGGTGGTCAACGGCAGCAAGCAGGTGGTCGGCATCGCCACCGCCAAGGCTCGCGACGCCGAGGGCATCGGGCTGGCCGTACCGATCAAGGTCGCCTGCGACGGTTTCAAGATCTGCTGA